A genomic segment from Actinoplanes sichuanensis encodes:
- a CDS encoding LacI family DNA-binding transcriptional regulator — protein MRDVAKLAGVSHQTVSRVINEHPNVRAETRERVLAAMRSLNYRRNLAARTLATRESRTLGIVGFETTLFGPESMLYGIESAARAAGYLVSVATVRDLSHRPVLEAVDRLVQHGVDGIIAIAPKPAVTTALTHAPAGMACVAVGGDGQAGFPTVRVDNAAGARIATRHLLDLGHATVHHVAGPLDWPEAQARVDGWRETLYAAGAVVPPVTAGWWDAAAGYEQGRRLAEDPSVTAVFCANDRIALGVLRALHESGRRVPDDVSVVGFDDMPDSGYFLPPLSTVHQDFAELGRRALALLLRNLGLPDGDAPEDVVVAPRFNPRSSAAPPRSGATPPPS, from the coding sequence ATGCGTGACGTGGCCAAACTCGCCGGCGTCTCGCACCAGACCGTGTCGCGCGTGATCAACGAACATCCCAACGTGCGCGCCGAGACCCGTGAACGGGTGCTCGCCGCGATGCGGTCGCTCAACTACCGGCGCAACCTGGCCGCCCGGACCCTCGCCACCAGAGAGTCACGAACCCTCGGCATCGTCGGTTTCGAGACCACGCTCTTCGGTCCCGAATCGATGCTTTACGGCATCGAGAGCGCCGCCCGGGCCGCCGGCTACCTGGTCAGCGTCGCCACCGTCCGGGACCTGTCGCACCGGCCGGTTCTCGAAGCCGTCGACCGGCTCGTCCAGCACGGCGTCGACGGGATCATCGCGATCGCCCCGAAACCCGCGGTCACCACCGCGCTCACCCATGCCCCGGCGGGCATGGCCTGCGTCGCCGTCGGCGGTGACGGCCAGGCCGGATTCCCGACGGTACGGGTGGACAACGCGGCCGGTGCACGGATCGCCACCCGGCATCTGCTCGACCTCGGCCACGCCACCGTGCATCATGTCGCCGGGCCGCTCGACTGGCCGGAGGCCCAGGCCCGCGTCGACGGCTGGCGGGAGACGCTGTACGCGGCCGGAGCCGTCGTGCCCCCGGTCACCGCCGGGTGGTGGGATGCCGCCGCCGGGTACGAGCAGGGGCGCCGCCTCGCCGAGGACCCCTCGGTGACCGCCGTGTTCTGCGCCAACGACCGGATCGCGCTCGGCGTGTTGCGGGCCTTGCACGAATCCGGGCGGCGGGTGCCCGATGACGTGAGTGTCGTCGGGTTCGACGACATGCCCGACTCGGGGTACTTCCTACCTCCGCTCAGCACCGTCCACCAGGACTTCGCCGAACTCGGGCGGCGGGCGCTGGCGCTGCTGCTGCGCAATCTCGGGCTACCCGACGGCGACGCGCCCGAGGACGTGGTCGTGGCGCCACGGTTCAACCCGCGGTCCAGCGCGGCGCCGCCGCGATCCGGCGCAACCCCGCCGCCCTCCTGA
- a CDS encoding ABC transporter substrate-binding protein, giving the protein MRRTLSVAVLGGLLAVSALAGCSKDDGGTASGDDGQIVLGFSQVGAESGWRTANTESIKASAAAAGIKLQFSDAQGKQENQISDIRGFITQKVDVIAFSPVVTSGWDAVLKEAKDAGIPVILTDRAVDSTDTSLYESFIGSDFKVEGTKAGEWLVKEYEGKTGDVNIVELQGTTGSAPAIDRQTGFGDAIKANPNLKIVKSQTGDFKRADGKTVMETFLQSVPKIDVLYAHNDDMGLGAIEAIKAAGKKPGQDIKIITVDAVKDGMTALAAGEINFIVECSPLLGDQLMETVKAVKAGTPVEKRILTKEGTFTQEEAKAALPTRKY; this is encoded by the coding sequence GTGCGTAGGACCTTGTCTGTGGCGGTGCTCGGTGGTCTGCTGGCCGTCTCCGCTCTCGCCGGTTGTAGCAAGGACGACGGCGGCACCGCGAGTGGCGACGACGGCCAGATCGTCCTCGGTTTCTCGCAGGTCGGCGCTGAGAGTGGCTGGCGTACCGCCAACACCGAGTCGATCAAGGCGTCCGCTGCGGCGGCCGGCATCAAGCTTCAGTTCTCCGACGCCCAGGGCAAGCAGGAGAACCAGATCAGCGACATCCGTGGCTTCATCACGCAGAAGGTGGACGTCATCGCCTTCTCGCCGGTGGTCACCTCCGGCTGGGACGCGGTGCTCAAGGAGGCCAAGGACGCCGGCATCCCGGTCATCCTGACCGACCGTGCCGTCGACTCGACCGACACCTCGCTCTACGAGTCCTTCATCGGCTCGGACTTCAAGGTCGAGGGCACCAAGGCCGGCGAGTGGCTGGTCAAGGAGTACGAGGGCAAGACCGGCGACGTCAACATCGTCGAGCTGCAGGGCACCACCGGTTCGGCCCCGGCCATCGACCGGCAGACCGGTTTCGGCGACGCCATCAAGGCGAACCCGAACCTGAAGATCGTCAAGTCGCAGACCGGTGACTTCAAGCGTGCCGACGGCAAGACGGTCATGGAGACCTTCCTGCAGTCGGTTCCGAAGATCGACGTCCTGTACGCCCACAACGACGACATGGGCCTGGGCGCCATCGAGGCGATCAAGGCGGCCGGCAAGAAGCCCGGCCAGGACATCAAGATCATCACCGTCGACGCGGTCAAGGACGGCATGACGGCCCTGGCCGCCGGCGAGATCAACTTCATCGTCGAGTGCAGCCCGCTCCTCGGTGACCAGCTGATGGAGACCGTCAAGGCGGTCAAGGCCGGCACCCCGGTGGAGAAGCGGATCCTCACCAAGGAGGGCACCTTCACTCAGGAAGAGGCCAAGGCGGCTCTGCCCACCCGCAAGTACTGA
- a CDS encoding sugar ABC transporter ATP-binding protein, which yields MGEQSPVLEMTGIRKVFPGVVALDGVDFRLFPGEVHALMGENGAGKSTLIKTLTGVYEIDGGEIKLGGEPVSISGPLAAQQAGISTVYQEVNLCTNLSVAENIFIGREPRKFGKIQWGKMRRRAAELLARLDLDLDVSAPLSSYSLAIQQMVAIARAIDVDARVLILDEPTSSLDTAEVAQLFRVMRRLKEDGVAILFVSHFLDQIYEISDRLTILRNGKLISEHRTEELSQVQLVEKMIGKELAALEDLEDKAQSNRERAAEAKPLLEAKGLGRTGAIAPYDLTIHEGEVVGLAGLLGSGRTELARLLFGADKADTGEVLVDGKRINLRDPQVAMKHRIAFSSENRRTEGIIGELSVRENIILALQATRGWTRPIPRKQQDEIVDKYIKALQIRPADPERPVRNLSGGNQQKVLLARWLITEPRLLIIDEPTRGIDVGAKAEIQRLVAELSDGGMAVLFVSAELEEVLRLSHKIAVLRDRRLVEELENTADVDADRIMQTIASGATS from the coding sequence ATGGGCGAGCAGTCCCCGGTCCTCGAGATGACCGGGATCCGAAAAGTCTTCCCCGGCGTCGTCGCCCTCGACGGCGTCGATTTCCGTTTGTTCCCGGGTGAGGTCCACGCCCTCATGGGCGAGAACGGCGCCGGCAAGTCCACCCTGATCAAAACCCTGACCGGGGTGTACGAGATCGACGGCGGCGAGATCAAGCTGGGCGGGGAGCCGGTGAGCATCTCCGGTCCGCTGGCCGCCCAGCAGGCCGGCATCAGCACGGTCTACCAGGAGGTCAACCTCTGCACCAACCTCTCCGTCGCGGAGAACATCTTCATCGGCCGTGAGCCGCGTAAATTCGGCAAGATCCAATGGGGCAAGATGCGGCGGCGTGCCGCGGAGCTGCTCGCCCGGCTCGACCTCGACCTCGACGTGTCCGCACCGCTCAGTTCGTACTCGCTGGCGATCCAGCAGATGGTCGCCATCGCGCGCGCGATCGACGTCGACGCCCGGGTCCTCATCCTCGACGAGCCCACCTCGAGCCTGGACACCGCCGAGGTGGCGCAGCTGTTCCGGGTCATGCGCCGGCTCAAGGAGGACGGCGTGGCGATCCTGTTCGTCTCGCACTTCCTGGACCAGATCTACGAGATCTCCGACCGGCTCACCATCCTGCGCAACGGCAAGCTGATCAGCGAGCACCGGACCGAGGAACTGTCCCAGGTCCAGCTGGTCGAGAAGATGATCGGCAAGGAACTGGCCGCGCTGGAGGACCTCGAGGACAAGGCGCAGAGCAACCGGGAACGGGCCGCCGAGGCCAAGCCGCTCCTGGAAGCCAAGGGCCTCGGTCGTACGGGCGCGATCGCCCCGTACGACCTGACCATCCACGAGGGTGAGGTGGTGGGACTGGCCGGTCTGCTCGGCTCCGGCCGCACCGAACTGGCCCGCCTGCTCTTCGGCGCCGACAAGGCCGACACCGGTGAGGTGCTGGTCGACGGCAAGCGGATCAACCTGCGTGACCCGCAGGTCGCGATGAAGCACCGGATCGCCTTCTCCTCGGAGAACCGGCGTACCGAGGGCATCATCGGCGAGCTCAGCGTCCGGGAGAACATCATCCTGGCGCTGCAGGCCACCCGCGGCTGGACGCGCCCCATCCCGCGTAAGCAGCAGGACGAGATCGTCGACAAGTACATCAAGGCCCTTCAGATCCGGCCCGCCGACCCGGAGCGCCCGGTCCGCAACCTCAGCGGCGGCAACCAGCAGAAGGTGCTGCTCGCCCGGTGGCTGATCACCGAGCCCCGGCTCCTGATCATCGACGAGCCGACCCGCGGTATCGACGTCGGCGCCAAGGCCGAGATCCAGCGCCTGGTGGCCGAGCTGTCCGACGGCGGCATGGCGGTGCTGTTCGTCAGCGCCGAGCTGGAGGAGGTCCTCCGGCTCAGTCACAAGATCGCGGTGCTGCGGGACCGGCGCCTGGTCGAGGAGCTGGAGAACACCGCGGACGTCGACGCCGACCGCATCATGCAGACCATCGCCAGCGGAGCAACCTCATGA
- a CDS encoding ABC transporter permease, whose protein sequence is MTTLYKNRLFWPSLILVVMLAVNAFTSNQFIAFQDGHLFGTLIDILRGSAPLILVALGMTLVIATGGIDLSVGSVMAISGAVACLLISDLPNQNSLSGVFIAIGAAILISLAAGLWNGALVAVVGIQPIIATLILMVAGRGLAQLFTEGQIINVQSGPYSALASGFFLTLPIALLIAAAAVGLTVLLTRRTALGLLLESVGGSPTASRLAGIGARRITIMTYVVAGGFAGLAGLIASADIKSADSISAGNLIELDAILAVVIGGTALIGGRFSIIGTVLGAIIIQTLRVTVVAIDIPAEANLLFKSVVVVALCLSQSPDFREKVFGRFKRPAVQKVGAPA, encoded by the coding sequence ATGACGACCCTGTACAAGAACCGGCTGTTCTGGCCGTCGCTGATCCTGGTGGTGATGCTGGCGGTCAACGCGTTCACCTCCAACCAGTTCATCGCGTTCCAAGACGGCCACCTCTTCGGAACCCTGATCGACATCCTGCGTGGCAGCGCACCGCTCATCCTGGTCGCCCTCGGCATGACGCTGGTCATCGCGACCGGCGGTATCGACCTGTCGGTCGGCTCGGTGATGGCGATCTCCGGCGCGGTCGCGTGTCTGCTCATCAGCGACCTGCCGAACCAGAACAGCCTGAGCGGCGTGTTCATCGCGATCGGCGCAGCGATCCTCATCTCGCTGGCCGCCGGGCTCTGGAACGGCGCGCTGGTCGCTGTGGTCGGGATCCAGCCGATCATCGCGACCCTGATCCTCATGGTGGCCGGCCGCGGTCTGGCTCAGCTGTTCACCGAGGGCCAGATCATCAACGTGCAGTCCGGGCCGTACTCGGCGCTGGCCTCCGGGTTCTTCCTGACCCTGCCGATCGCGCTGCTGATTGCCGCGGCCGCGGTGGGCCTCACCGTCCTGCTGACCCGGCGTACCGCTCTCGGCCTGCTGCTGGAATCGGTGGGCGGCAGCCCGACGGCCAGCCGGCTGGCCGGCATCGGCGCCCGCCGGATCACGATCATGACGTACGTGGTGGCGGGCGGTTTCGCCGGTCTCGCGGGCCTGATCGCCAGCGCCGACATCAAGAGCGCCGACAGCATCTCGGCCGGCAACCTGATCGAGCTGGACGCCATCCTGGCCGTGGTCATCGGTGGCACCGCGCTCATCGGCGGCCGGTTCTCGATCATCGGCACCGTGCTCGGCGCGATCATCATCCAGACGCTGCGGGTCACCGTGGTCGCGATCGACATTCCGGCCGAGGCCAACCTGCTGTTCAAGTCCGTCGTCGTGGTGGCGCTCTGTCTGTCGCAGTCGCCGGACTTCCGGGAGAAGGTCTTCGGACGCTTCAAGCGTCCGGCCGTGCAGAAAGTTGGAGCGCCAGCATGA
- the yjfF gene encoding galactofuranose ABC transporter, permease protein YjfF, protein MTTTDMTPVTKDGGGPVLNKRRRVYKPNSRYIPILATLFLLIVMYSSGVANYRNFEDPSVIVNLFRDNAVLLVVAVGMTFVIITGGIDLSVGAVISLTTILTATLLKADWPPLVVLPAVLLLGALIGAGQGAVIHYFKVEPFIATLAGLFLARGAALTINDESVPIRDDMWREISDFRIVLADGVVTKPIAIVAVLTVVVAAAVLAWTRFGRNVYAIGGNADSALLMGLPVGRTKIAVYTLSGFCAALGGVLFSINSTSGWALQGNGMELDAIAACVIGGVLLTGGSGFVWGTVLGVLVTGLIRTIINFQGDLNAAWARIIIGVLLFVFIVMQRLVTRKAK, encoded by the coding sequence ATGACCACCACGGACATGACTCCGGTCACCAAGGACGGTGGAGGGCCGGTGCTCAACAAGCGGCGCCGGGTCTACAAGCCGAACAGCCGGTACATTCCCATCCTCGCCACCCTGTTCCTGCTGATCGTGATGTACAGCAGCGGTGTCGCCAACTACCGGAACTTCGAGGACCCGAGCGTCATCGTCAACCTGTTCCGGGACAACGCGGTGCTGCTCGTGGTCGCGGTCGGCATGACCTTCGTGATCATCACCGGCGGTATCGACCTGTCGGTCGGCGCGGTCATCTCGCTGACCACGATCCTGACCGCCACCCTCCTCAAGGCCGACTGGCCGCCGCTCGTCGTCCTGCCGGCGGTGCTGCTGCTGGGTGCACTGATCGGTGCCGGCCAGGGAGCGGTGATCCACTACTTCAAGGTGGAGCCGTTCATCGCCACGCTCGCCGGGCTCTTCCTGGCCCGCGGCGCGGCGCTGACCATCAACGACGAGTCGGTCCCGATCCGCGACGACATGTGGCGGGAGATCTCCGACTTCCGGATCGTGCTGGCCGACGGTGTGGTCACCAAGCCGATCGCCATCGTCGCGGTGCTCACCGTCGTGGTCGCGGCCGCGGTGCTGGCCTGGACCCGGTTCGGCCGCAACGTCTACGCGATCGGCGGCAACGCCGACTCGGCGCTGCTGATGGGCCTGCCGGTGGGCCGCACCAAGATCGCCGTCTACACCCTGAGCGGTTTCTGCGCGGCGCTCGGCGGTGTGCTGTTCAGCATCAACTCCACCTCCGGCTGGGCCCTGCAGGGCAACGGCATGGAGCTGGACGCGATCGCCGCCTGCGTCATCGGTGGCGTACTGCTGACCGGCGGCTCCGGCTTCGTCTGGGGCACCGTGCTCGGTGTCCTGGTCACCGGTCTGATCCGGACGATCATCAACTTCCAGGGCGATTTGAACGCGGCCTGGGCGCGGATCATCATCGGCGTGCTCCTCTTCGTCTTCATCGTGATGCAGCGACTCGTCACGAGAAAAGCGAAATAA
- the araA gene encoding L-arabinose isomerase: MSNGEIWFLTGSQGLYGPETLEQVASQSREIAGQLDAQLDADVVWQPVLTSAEQILEICRRASSTPGVLGVVAWMHTFSPAKMWIAGLDALRAPLLHLHTQHNVELPWSEIDMDFMNLNQAAHGDREFGFIEARLGVPRKTVAGHVSNPAVAARIATWVKAARGYAAMRSLKLARFGDNMRDVAVTEGDKVEAQLRFGVSVNTYGVNDLVAVVDQQSDTEIDKLVEEYKDTYDVAPELLGERLDSLRYGARIELGLRQFLTEGGFRAFTSNFEDLGGLRQLPGLAVQRLMADGYGFGGEGDWKTSVLVHTLKAMAPGGGTSFMEDYTYDLTPGNEVILGAHMLEVCPTIASGKPKLEIHPLGIGGREDPVRLVFDAAPGKAIVLGLADLGERFRLVANEIEVVPPTAPLPKLPVARAVWKPAPSLSTSAECWLTAGGPHHTVLSSAVGAEELADLAEMVGTELLVIDEATTTRSFVKEVRWNQAYHRLARGFGR; this comes from the coding sequence ATGAGTAACGGGGAAATCTGGTTCCTCACCGGCAGCCAGGGACTCTACGGACCGGAGACCCTGGAGCAGGTCGCCTCCCAGTCCCGGGAGATCGCCGGACAGCTGGACGCGCAGCTCGACGCGGACGTGGTCTGGCAGCCGGTGCTGACCAGCGCCGAGCAGATCCTGGAGATCTGCCGGCGGGCCTCGTCCACCCCCGGCGTGCTCGGTGTGGTCGCCTGGATGCACACGTTCTCCCCGGCCAAGATGTGGATCGCCGGGTTGGACGCGCTCCGGGCCCCGCTACTGCACCTGCACACCCAGCACAACGTCGAACTGCCCTGGTCCGAGATCGACATGGACTTCATGAACCTCAACCAGGCCGCGCACGGCGACCGGGAGTTCGGGTTCATCGAGGCTCGTCTGGGCGTACCCCGCAAGACCGTCGCCGGGCACGTCAGCAACCCGGCCGTGGCCGCCCGCATCGCCACCTGGGTGAAGGCCGCTCGCGGCTATGCCGCGATGCGCAGCCTCAAGCTCGCGCGTTTCGGTGACAACATGCGCGACGTCGCGGTCACCGAGGGCGACAAGGTCGAGGCTCAGCTGCGGTTCGGCGTCTCGGTCAACACGTACGGGGTGAACGACCTGGTCGCCGTCGTCGACCAGCAGTCGGACACGGAGATCGACAAGCTCGTCGAGGAGTACAAGGACACCTACGACGTCGCCCCCGAGTTGCTGGGGGAGCGGCTCGACTCGCTGCGTTACGGCGCCCGGATCGAGCTGGGCCTGCGGCAGTTCCTCACCGAGGGCGGCTTCCGCGCGTTCACCTCCAACTTCGAGGACCTCGGTGGGCTCCGGCAACTGCCCGGCCTCGCGGTCCAGCGTCTGATGGCCGACGGGTACGGGTTCGGCGGCGAAGGCGACTGGAAGACGTCGGTCCTGGTGCACACGCTCAAGGCGATGGCCCCCGGTGGCGGCACCTCCTTCATGGAGGACTACACCTACGACCTGACCCCGGGTAACGAGGTCATCCTCGGCGCCCACATGCTCGAGGTGTGCCCGACCATCGCGTCCGGCAAGCCGAAGCTGGAGATCCACCCGCTCGGCATCGGCGGCCGCGAGGACCCGGTCCGCCTGGTCTTCGACGCCGCCCCCGGCAAGGCCATCGTGCTCGGCCTGGCCGACCTGGGGGAGCGGTTCCGCCTGGTCGCCAACGAGATCGAGGTGGTTCCGCCGACCGCGCCGCTGCCGAAACTGCCGGTCGCCCGCGCGGTCTGGAAGCCGGCCCCGTCCCTGTCCACATCGGCCGAATGCTGGCTGACCGCGGGCGGCCCGCACCACACCGTGCTGTCCTCGGCGGTCGGCGCGGAGGAACTGGCCGACCTGGCCGAGATGGTCGGCACCGAACTGCTGGTCATCGACGAGGCGACCACCACCCGGTCGTTCGTCAAGGAGGTGCGCTGGAACCAGGCGTACCACCGGCTCGCCCGCGGTTTCGGCCGCTAG
- a CDS encoding ZIP family metal transporter, which yields MPGWLEAGGWGLLAGSALLLGAAVGYLVDIPRRIIASIMAFGAGVLLSAVAFELVGGAYEQAGMEWAASGAIAGALIYTGCNVLLARRGARNRKRSEDRKDDESGLALALGALLDGIPESIVIGTSLLAGGGVSVATVVAVFVSNVPEGLSSAAGMRAAGRSRTYVFSLWSGIALISGLAAITGHTILADAPAALLGWITALAGGAILTMVADTMIPEAFEDAHLLIGLITVTGFLLSFALSHL from the coding sequence ATGCCCGGTTGGTTGGAGGCGGGCGGCTGGGGGCTGCTGGCCGGTTCCGCGTTGCTGCTCGGCGCGGCGGTCGGCTACCTCGTCGACATCCCGCGGCGGATCATCGCGTCGATCATGGCGTTCGGTGCCGGTGTACTCCTGTCGGCCGTCGCGTTCGAGTTGGTCGGCGGGGCCTACGAACAGGCAGGCATGGAATGGGCCGCCTCCGGGGCGATCGCCGGCGCGCTGATCTACACCGGCTGCAACGTGCTGCTGGCCCGACGCGGCGCCCGCAACCGGAAACGCTCCGAAGACCGTAAGGACGACGAATCCGGCCTGGCCCTGGCCTTGGGTGCCCTCCTCGACGGCATCCCCGAATCGATAGTCATCGGCACCAGCCTGCTGGCCGGCGGCGGCGTCAGCGTGGCCACCGTGGTGGCGGTCTTCGTCAGCAACGTCCCCGAGGGCCTGTCCAGCGCGGCCGGAATGCGGGCGGCGGGCCGGAGCCGAACGTACGTCTTCAGCCTCTGGTCCGGAATCGCCCTGATCAGCGGCCTGGCCGCGATCACCGGTCACACGATCCTCGCCGACGCCCCGGCCGCCTTGCTGGGCTGGATCACGGCGCTGGCCGGCGGCGCGATCCTGACGATGGTCGCCGACACCATGATCCCGGAGGCCTTCGAAGACGCCCACCTGCTGATCGGCCTGATCACGGTGACGGGTTTCCTGCTGTCCTTCGCCCTCTCCCACCTCTGA
- a CDS encoding laminin G domain-containing protein: MDETAGSRWMTDTSGRGHHGQIGPEVGTGLSEGFAMGYRFERLEPDTPPTRPGHLVTIADHSDLDPGDRDFAVTIRLRTTHKFGNVIQKGQATVPGGSWKVQIPNGRATCTYRGTRGTMELIAPYKINDGDWHVVRCTRLNDGVYLSIDGVEAASREGWTGPISNNWPVTIGGKPDCDQIEVGCDYYAGDLDWIKIEAA; encoded by the coding sequence ATGGACGAGACAGCCGGCAGCCGGTGGATGACCGACACCAGCGGCCGCGGCCATCACGGCCAGATCGGACCGGAGGTCGGCACAGGTCTGTCCGAGGGGTTCGCCATGGGCTACCGCTTCGAACGCCTGGAACCGGACACTCCGCCCACCCGACCCGGCCATCTGGTCACCATCGCCGACCACTCGGACCTCGACCCCGGCGACCGCGACTTCGCCGTCACGATCCGACTCCGAACCACCCACAAGTTCGGCAACGTCATCCAGAAGGGTCAGGCCACCGTCCCCGGCGGAAGCTGGAAGGTCCAGATCCCGAACGGCCGCGCCACCTGCACCTACCGCGGCACCCGCGGAACGATGGAACTGATCGCCCCCTACAAGATCAACGACGGGGACTGGCACGTGGTCCGCTGCACCCGCCTGAACGACGGCGTCTACCTGAGCATCGACGGCGTCGAGGCGGCGTCCCGGGAAGGCTGGACCGGCCCGATCAGCAACAACTGGCCGGTGACGATCGGCGGCAAACCTGACTGCGACCAGATCGAAGTGGGTTGCGACTACTACGCCGGAGACCTCGACTGGATAAAGATCGAAGCCGCTTGA
- a CDS encoding amidohydrolase, whose product MSHPYADLLFTGGPVFTAGGGPASAVAVRDGRIIATGHDLSALTGPSTEVVDLAGRLLLPGFQDAHVHAVMGGVELNQCDLTETTDLDEYLRRVAAYAEDHPDVAWIVGGGWSMETFPGGVPAKELLDRIVPDRPVFLANRDHHGAWVNSRALELAGITADTADPAHGRIDRNPDGSPAGGLQEGAMELVTPLLPEVTTADRIAGLKRAQQLLHSLGVTAWQDAMVCATNGYPEVSDAYLAAASEGWLTATVVGALWWDRDRGPEQIPEIVANRERLTVGRLRCDSVKLMLDGVAENFTAAMTESYRDGCGCATGNTGLSFIEPAALRSYVTELDALGFQVHFHALGDRAVRDGLDAVAAARAKNGFTDNRPHLAHLQVVHPDDVPRFRRLGATANLQAYWASHEPQMDDLTIPFLDPALAGRQYPFGDLWRSGAHLAAGSDWPVSTPDPLQAIHVAVNRVHQGEDYPPFLPEQRLDLATALAAYTAGSAYVNRLDDTGTIRPGNRADLVVLDRDPFTAPTAEIASASVAGTWVDGRQVYAA is encoded by the coding sequence ATGTCCCACCCCTACGCCGACCTGCTCTTCACCGGAGGGCCGGTGTTCACCGCCGGTGGCGGCCCGGCCAGCGCGGTAGCGGTCCGTGACGGTCGGATCATCGCCACCGGCCACGACCTGAGTGCCCTGACCGGACCGTCCACCGAGGTGGTGGACCTGGCCGGGCGGCTGCTGCTACCCGGTTTCCAGGACGCGCACGTGCACGCCGTGATGGGCGGTGTCGAACTCAACCAGTGCGACCTGACCGAGACCACCGACCTCGACGAGTATCTGCGCCGGGTCGCCGCCTACGCGGAAGATCACCCGGACGTGGCCTGGATCGTCGGCGGTGGCTGGTCGATGGAGACCTTCCCGGGCGGGGTGCCGGCCAAGGAACTGCTCGACCGGATCGTCCCCGACCGGCCGGTGTTCCTGGCCAACCGCGACCACCACGGCGCATGGGTGAACAGCCGGGCGCTGGAACTGGCCGGGATCACCGCCGACACCGCCGACCCGGCGCACGGGCGGATCGACCGCAACCCGGACGGCAGCCCGGCGGGCGGTCTCCAGGAGGGCGCGATGGAGCTGGTCACGCCGCTGCTGCCGGAGGTGACCACAGCCGACCGGATCGCCGGCCTGAAACGGGCCCAGCAGTTGCTGCACTCGCTCGGGGTGACCGCGTGGCAGGACGCCATGGTGTGCGCGACGAACGGTTACCCGGAGGTGTCCGACGCCTACCTGGCCGCCGCGTCCGAGGGCTGGCTGACCGCGACCGTCGTCGGGGCGCTCTGGTGGGACCGCGACCGGGGCCCCGAGCAGATCCCGGAGATCGTCGCCAACCGGGAGCGACTCACCGTGGGCCGACTGCGCTGTGACAGCGTCAAGCTGATGCTGGACGGGGTGGCGGAGAACTTCACGGCCGCGATGACCGAGTCGTACCGGGACGGCTGCGGCTGCGCGACCGGCAACACCGGGCTGTCGTTCATCGAGCCGGCGGCGCTGCGGTCCTACGTCACCGAGCTGGACGCGCTCGGGTTCCAGGTGCACTTCCACGCCCTCGGGGACCGGGCCGTGCGGGACGGGCTGGACGCGGTCGCCGCGGCCCGGGCGAAGAACGGCTTCACCGACAACCGGCCGCATCTGGCCCACCTGCAGGTGGTGCACCCGGACGACGTGCCCCGGTTCCGGCGGCTCGGCGCGACGGCGAACCTGCAGGCCTACTGGGCGTCCCACGAGCCGCAGATGGACGATCTGACGATCCCGTTCCTGGACCCGGCACTGGCCGGGCGGCAATACCCGTTCGGCGACCTGTGGCGGTCCGGGGCGCACCTGGCGGCGGGCAGCGACTGGCCGGTCAGCACCCCCGACCCGCTGCAGGCGATCCACGTCGCGGTGAACCGGGTCCACCAGGGTGAGGACTACCCGCCGTTCCTGCCGGAGCAGCGGCTCGACCTGGCCACCGCGCTGGCCGCTTACACCGCCGGGTCGGCCTACGTGAACCGGCTCGACGACACCGGCACGATCCGCCCCGGCAATCGGGCCGACCTGGTGGTCCTCGACCGGGACCCGTTCACCGCCCCGACCGCCGAGATCGCCTCCGCGTCGGTGGCCGGCACCTGGGTCGACGGGCGGCAGGTCTACGCCGCATGA